The following nucleotide sequence is from Wenzhouxiangella sp. XN24.
ATACGATCCCGTTCCGCCGGAGGCTTCGTCCGCCGAGACTTTCCGGGGCACTCATGGATAACCAGCGCGTCTTTCTCTGGATCGCACTGGCGCTCATCGTCTGGCTGAATTACGCGGCCTTCGTCCAGTACCAGCGCCCCGCAGCCGAACAGTCCCCTGCCGCGACCGACGAACGGCTGGAGGGGGACGCCCCGGCGTTACCGAGTGAGACCACCATCGGGCCGGCACCGGCGGATGAAGCGATCCCGCTGCCGCCGGGCACCGGCGCCGCTGCGCCGGCCGATACGGCTGATACCTCTGCCCCGGGTGAGCGCCGCATCCAGGTCCGCACGGACGTTCTGGACCTCGAGATCTCGTTGCGCGGCGGGGATCTCGTCAAGGCGCTGCTGCCCGAGTACCCCGTCAACAAGGACGCCCCGGACATCCCGGTCCAGCTGCTCGATCCTTCGGCGGACAGCCTGTACGTTTTTCGTACCGGGCTGACGGCCACTGCGCCGGAGACCTCGACGCGTCCGGACACGCTGTTCGTCGCACCGGCCATGGAATACGTCCTCGATGCCGGCCAGGAAACACTGGAGATTCCCCTGACGGCGGTGCTGGACAACGGGGTCACCGTCACGAAGATCTACCGCTTCACGCGCGGCAGCTACGCGGTGGAGCTCGAGCAGCAGATCGAGAACGCGGGCGAGCAGCCCTGGACGGGTGCGAGCTACCTGCAGATCCGTCGCATGCATAACCCGCCGGGGCGCGGCCTGACCAACGTCGACAGCTACTCTTTCCAGGGGCCGGTCACCTTCAATGGCGAGAAATACGAGAAACTCGACGTCGGCGATCTCGCCAGGACCCGCGAGTCCTTTACGACCGCCGCGGGGTGGATCGCGTCCATCGAGCACCACTTCCTGACGGCCGCCGTGCCGAATGGCCGGGCGGAGATTTCCGCCGCCGCGACGCCCGCCGGGCTGTACACGATTACGGCCGTGCGCATGCCCGAGACCGTCGCGCCGGGCCAGGCCGACAGCTTCCGCGACCAGTTGTTCGTGGGGCCCAAGCTGCAGGACCAGCTGGAGGCCACGGCGCCGAGGCTGCGGCTCACCGTGGACTACGGCTGGCTGACCGTCATCTCGCAACCCCTGTTCTGGGTGTTGTCGAAAATTCATGGTCTCGTCGGCAACTGGGGCTGGGCGATCGTCCTGATGACCCTGCTGATCAAGCTGGTGTTCTACAAGCTGTCGGAAACCAGCGGCAAGTCGATGGCCAAGATGCGCAAGTTGCAGCCGCGCATGAAGTCGCTGCAGGAACGCTACGCCGACGATCGACAGAAGCTGTCGCAGGCGATGATGGAGCTGTACAAAAAAGAGAAGGTGAATCCGGCCGCCGGGTGCCTGCCGATTCTCGTGCAGATGCCGGTCTTCCTGGCGCTCTACTGGGTGCTGCTCGAGAGCGTGGAGATGCGCCAGGCGCCGTTCATGCTGTGGATCGACGACTTGTCCACCCGGGATCCTTTTTTCATCCTGCCGCTCGCCATGGGCGTGACGATGTTCATCCAGCAGAAGCTGAACCCCGCGCCGCCCGATCCGATCCAGGCGAAGATCATGCAGGTGTTGCCGGTCGTGTTCACGGTGTTCTTCGCGTTCTTCCCTGCCGGCCTCGTGCTGTACTGGTTCGTCAACAACCTGCTGGCGATTCTCCAGCAATGGCACATCAACAAGGTGGTGGAACGCGGCGGCTGAACGTCTCCCGGGGTCGGGCATCGTACCGATCCTGCGTCCATTAGCCCCGGCGGCGCCGGACAACGACATGGCCCTACACGCGGACAGCGACACCATCGTGGCGTGCGCCACGCCCCCCGGGCGGGGCGGCGTGGCGATCGTCCGCCTCTCCGGCCCGCGCGCCTGCGCACTGGCGGAGAGCGTCGCCGGCAGGCTTCCCCCGGCGCGCCAGGCTGTCTTGCGGGCACTGCGAGACCTCGACGGCGGGTTGATCGATCGCGGCCTCGTGCTCTGGTTCCAGGCGCCCCACTCGTTCACCGGTGAGGACGTGGTCGAGTTCCAGGTGCACGGCAGCCCGGTCGTCGTCGAAATGCTGCTACGCGCCCTGGCGCACCGGGGGGCACGTGCGGCGGACCCCGGCGAGTTTTCACAGCGCGCGTTTCTCAACGGCCGCATGGACCTCGCCCAGGCGGAGGCCGTTGCGGATCTCGTGGCCAGCGCCTCGGCAGAAGGCGCGCGGGCGGCGATACGCTCACTCGAAGGCGAGCTTTCCGCCGGCGTCACCGCGCTGATCGACGGGCTGGCCGCATGCCGGGCGCGCCTCGAGGCGGGGCTGGATTTCCCGGAAGAAGGGGTCGACGAGTTCAGCGATCCCGGACTCGATGCGGAGCTCGGGCGCCTGCTCGCTGCGATCGACGGGCTGCGCGAGTCGGCGGCCCGTGGCCGGGTGTTGCGCGACGGCATGACGCTGGTGATCGCGGGCGCGCCGAACGTCGGTAAATCCAGCCTTCTGAACCGCCTCGCGGGCTACGAGGCGGCGATCGTCACGGAGCTTCCGGGCACGACGCGCGACCTGGTGAGGGAGGACATCCTCATCGACGGCATGCCGGTCCGCGTGGTGGACACGGCCGGCCTGCGCGCCAGCGATGACCGCGTCGAGGCCGAAGGCATGCGTCGCGCACATGCCGCCATGCAGGCCGCGGACCTGGTGCTGCTGGTGAGGGAGGCCGGAGACGACACGGCGTCCGGGTCGGCGGAGACTCCGCTCCCCGGGCGCGGGCAGGGGGAGCCGGGCGAGGCTGCGACTGATCCCGGGACAGCGGCGTTGCCGGAGGGTATCCCGGTGCTGCACATTCGCAACAAGATCGACCTCGCCGGGCAGCCTGCCGGCGAGGCGGAAGACGTTGCCGGCATCCATGTCATTCATCTCTCCGCGCTGACCGGGGACGGCCTGGAGCTGCTGCGCGAACATCTCAAGCGCGTGGCCGGCTACACCGGCGAGGCGGGCGGCGCCTGTTCGGCCCGCGGGCGCCATCTCGTGGCGCTCGATCGCGGCAGGCATCACCTCGACACCGCCCGCACTGCGCTGCTGGAGGGCGCGACGGCGGAACTCGCCGCCGAGGACCTGCGCCTCGCCCAGCAGGCGCTCGGGGAGATCACCGGCGAAGTGACGACGGAGGACCTCCTCGGACGGATTTTCAGCGAGTTTTGTATCGGCAAATGATTCGCACGTAGACTCTCCGGGGAAAACGGCGCCGGGTCGGACGATGCCGCGGCGCCCCGCCCACCGAGACGAAACCACCACGAGGCCGGGCGGTTCGCCGCCGCATATGACCGAAGAGACGAGACTCTCCAGCCTCCCGGACCCCGGCCTGCCGCTCGCCGGGGCAGCGAGCTCCCCCGCCGCGGCTGCGCTCAGCCTGGGTGCGGCGGTGGTTCTCGCGGGCCTGCTGCTCATCTCGCTGTCGCCGGGCTGGTTGTTGCCGCAAGGCCTGCCGGTCGGCGCGCCCCGGCCGACGGCGCTGCTGGTGCTGGTCTTCTTGTCCGTCGGCATCACGGCGCTGGTCCGGGGCCGTCACCTGCTGCAGCGGATTTGCGGCATGGCGGGGCTCATCGTCGTCG
It contains:
- the yidC gene encoding membrane protein insertase YidC; this translates as MDNQRVFLWIALALIVWLNYAAFVQYQRPAAEQSPAATDERLEGDAPALPSETTIGPAPADEAIPLPPGTGAAAPADTADTSAPGERRIQVRTDVLDLEISLRGGDLVKALLPEYPVNKDAPDIPVQLLDPSADSLYVFRTGLTATAPETSTRPDTLFVAPAMEYVLDAGQETLEIPLTAVLDNGVTVTKIYRFTRGSYAVELEQQIENAGEQPWTGASYLQIRRMHNPPGRGLTNVDSYSFQGPVTFNGEKYEKLDVGDLARTRESFTTAAGWIASIEHHFLTAAVPNGRAEISAAATPAGLYTITAVRMPETVAPGQADSFRDQLFVGPKLQDQLEATAPRLRLTVDYGWLTVISQPLFWVLSKIHGLVGNWGWAIVLMTLLIKLVFYKLSETSGKSMAKMRKLQPRMKSLQERYADDRQKLSQAMMELYKKEKVNPAAGCLPILVQMPVFLALYWVLLESVEMRQAPFMLWIDDLSTRDPFFILPLAMGVTMFIQQKLNPAPPDPIQAKIMQVLPVVFTVFFAFFPAGLVLYWFVNNLLAILQQWHINKVVERGG
- the mnmE gene encoding tRNA uridine-5-carboxymethylaminomethyl(34) synthesis GTPase MnmE, whose protein sequence is MALHADSDTIVACATPPGRGGVAIVRLSGPRACALAESVAGRLPPARQAVLRALRDLDGGLIDRGLVLWFQAPHSFTGEDVVEFQVHGSPVVVEMLLRALAHRGARAADPGEFSQRAFLNGRMDLAQAEAVADLVASASAEGARAAIRSLEGELSAGVTALIDGLAACRARLEAGLDFPEEGVDEFSDPGLDAELGRLLAAIDGLRESAARGRVLRDGMTLVIAGAPNVGKSSLLNRLAGYEAAIVTELPGTTRDLVREDILIDGMPVRVVDTAGLRASDDRVEAEGMRRAHAAMQAADLVLLVREAGDDTASGSAETPLPGRGQGEPGEAATDPGTAALPEGIPVLHIRNKIDLAGQPAGEAEDVAGIHVIHLSALTGDGLELLREHLKRVAGYTGEAGGACSARGRHLVALDRGRHHLDTARTALLEGATAELAAEDLRLAQQALGEITGEVTTEDLLGRIFSEFCIGK